A DNA window from Chlamydia buteonis contains the following coding sequences:
- a CDS encoding ketoacyl-ACP synthase III: MKKTRKASIWATGSYLPEKILSNSDLEQMVDTSDEWIVTRTGIKERRIAAANEYTSIMGAKAAERAIQKAGLTKDQIECIIFSTSAPDYIFPSSAALAQAYLGIKDVPAFDCMAACTGYLYGLSVAKAYVESGMYNNVLLIAADKLSSFVNYKDRNTCVLFGDGGSACIIGESRPGALEITNVNLGADGSVADLLSLPAGGSRVPASKETLEAGKHFIFMEGKEVFKHAVRRMESAAKTCIAGAGIEESDIDWLVPHQANERIIDAIAKRFEIDEGKVFKTLCKYGNTAASSVCIALDELLQSHIIHSGEYLLLVAFGGGLSWGAVVLQQVES, from the coding sequence GTGAAAAAAACAAGAAAGGCATCTATATGGGCTACAGGTTCTTATTTGCCCGAAAAAATTCTATCTAATTCTGATCTCGAACAGATGGTTGACACTTCGGATGAATGGATAGTAACAAGAACCGGAATTAAAGAAAGGCGTATCGCGGCAGCTAATGAATATACATCCATAATGGGGGCTAAAGCTGCTGAAAGAGCGATACAAAAAGCAGGTCTAACTAAAGACCAAATAGAATGTATTATTTTTTCTACATCAGCCCCGGATTATATTTTCCCTTCAAGCGCAGCCTTGGCTCAAGCTTATTTGGGAATAAAAGACGTTCCAGCATTTGATTGTATGGCTGCTTGTACCGGTTATTTATATGGTTTATCAGTAGCTAAAGCTTATGTTGAATCGGGGATGTATAATAATGTTTTGCTTATCGCAGCAGATAAACTCTCTTCTTTTGTAAATTATAAGGATAGAAATACCTGTGTTCTTTTTGGGGATGGTGGTTCTGCCTGTATTATTGGAGAGAGTCGTCCTGGCGCTTTAGAAATCACTAATGTGAATTTAGGAGCAGACGGAAGCGTAGCCGATCTATTGAGTCTACCTGCTGGGGGGAGTCGTGTTCCTGCTTCCAAAGAGACTCTAGAAGCGGGTAAGCATTTTATTTTTATGGAAGGGAAAGAAGTATTTAAACACGCAGTAAGACGTATGGAGTCCGCGGCTAAAACTTGTATTGCTGGCGCTGGAATTGAAGAAAGCGACATAGACTGGTTGGTCCCTCATCAAGCAAACGAAAGAATTATTGACGCTATAGCTAAACGTTTTGAAATAGATGAAGGTAAAGTATTTAAGACTTTGTGTAAGTATGGAAATACAGCTGCTTCTTCTGTATGCATAGCTCTTGATGAGTTATTGCAATCGCATATAATTCATTCTGGAGAATACTTGCTTCTAGTTGCTTTTGGAGGAGGGTTATCCTGGGGAGCAGTTGTTTTACAACAGGTAGAAAGTTAA
- the fabD gene encoding ACP S-malonyltransferase — protein MTKKIGFLFPGQGSQYVGMGKDLVENYPEAAKVFALADETLGFSLSSIMFNGPEEKLLETAYSQLAIYLHSLAVVEILSSRTSITPAAVTGLSLGEYTALVASGRISSVDGFNIISKRAQFMNQACQQSPGAMAAVLGLTADIVEQNLESLGDGIWVANYNAPKQLVIAGLREKIEEAIKLFTDLGAKRVMLLKVFGAFHTPLMQLAEDELAPYLYNLNMNSSEISFVSNVTANFLRNNDEILQCLIKQMTSPTLWYQSCSKIDLEVDEFLELGPGKVLAGLNRSIGLNKPIKSLGTVESINNFLSGL, from the coding sequence ATGACGAAAAAAATAGGATTTTTATTTCCAGGTCAAGGTAGTCAATATGTTGGTATGGGTAAAGATTTAGTAGAAAACTATCCAGAAGCAGCAAAAGTGTTTGCTTTGGCTGATGAAACTTTAGGATTTTCTTTATCCTCAATTATGTTTAATGGGCCTGAAGAGAAGTTGCTTGAAACTGCATATAGCCAACTAGCAATATACTTACATAGTTTAGCTGTAGTTGAAATTTTATCTTCAAGAACTTCTATAACCCCTGCAGCGGTTACAGGTTTAAGCCTGGGAGAGTATACTGCTCTAGTGGCTTCTGGACGCATTTCTTCAGTTGATGGCTTTAATATTATTAGTAAACGTGCTCAATTTATGAATCAGGCTTGTCAACAAAGTCCTGGTGCTATGGCAGCAGTTTTGGGATTGACAGCAGACATTGTTGAGCAGAATTTAGAAAGTTTAGGAGATGGGATTTGGGTTGCCAATTACAATGCTCCTAAACAACTAGTTATTGCTGGTCTAAGAGAAAAAATAGAAGAAGCTATTAAATTGTTTACAGATTTAGGAGCCAAAAGGGTGATGCTACTAAAAGTATTCGGTGCTTTTCATACCCCACTGATGCAGTTAGCTGAAGATGAGTTGGCGCCTTACTTATATAATTTGAATATGAATAGTTCTGAAATCTCTTTTGTATCTAATGTTACAGCCAACTTTCTAAGGAATAATGATGAAATTCTTCAGTGTTTGATCAAGCAAATGACTTCCCCCACGTTATGGTATCAAAGTTGTTCTAAAATAGATTTAGAAGTTGATGAATTTTTAGAGCTTGGTCCGGGTAAAGTTCTTGCTGGATTGAATCGTTCTATAGGATTAAATAAACCTATTAAAAGTTTAGGTACAGTAGAAAGCATTAATAATTTTTTATCAGGGCTATAG
- the fabG gene encoding 3-oxoacyl-ACP reductase FabG yields MNGVLLGKKVIVTGGSRGIGFAISKLFIEQGADVEIWGINDEGGKQAAQELSKIGRPATFAKVDVSKSQSVKDAVQNFITEHGNIDILVNNAGITRDNLLIRMSEEEWSAVINTNLNSLYYVCSSVIRPMIKARSGSIINISSVVGLMGSPGQTNYAAAKAGIIGFSRALAKEVAARNIRVNCIAPGCIDTDMTRVLNDNLKTEWLKNVPMGRMGFPEEIANVALFLASPLSSYITSQVVSVDGGMTY; encoded by the coding sequence ATGAATGGTGTATTGTTGGGAAAGAAAGTGATCGTTACAGGGGGATCTAGAGGTATAGGATTTGCTATTAGTAAGCTTTTTATAGAGCAAGGTGCGGACGTTGAGATTTGGGGAATAAATGACGAGGGTGGTAAGCAAGCTGCTCAAGAATTATCGAAAATAGGAAGACCCGCTACTTTTGCTAAAGTTGATGTTAGTAAGAGTCAATCTGTAAAAGATGCCGTTCAGAATTTTATTACAGAACATGGTAATATTGATATTTTAGTAAATAATGCGGGGATTACTCGAGATAATCTTTTAATACGTATGTCTGAAGAAGAGTGGTCTGCTGTTATTAACACTAATTTAAATTCCCTATACTATGTATGTTCTAGTGTGATTCGTCCCATGATTAAAGCTCGTTCTGGGTCTATAATTAACATTAGTTCAGTTGTTGGTTTAATGGGGAGTCCAGGACAGACCAATTACGCAGCTGCCAAAGCTGGTATTATAGGGTTTAGTAGAGCTTTAGCTAAAGAAGTTGCTGCAAGAAACATTAGAGTGAACTGCATAGCTCCCGGGTGTATTGATACTGACATGACTAGGGTATTAAATGATAATTTAAAAACTGAATGGTTAAAAAATGTTCCTATGGGGAGAATGGGTTTCCCTGAAGAAATTGCTAACGTAGCACTATTTCTTGCTTCACCCTTATCTTCTTATATAACTTCTCAGGTAGTGAGTGTTGATGGAGGTATGACATACTAA
- the acpP gene encoding acyl carrier protein, translating to MSLEDDVKSIIVEQLGVDPSEVNENSSFIEDLNADSLDLTELIMTLEEKFNFEISEQDAEKLRTVGDVLAYIKTRQG from the coding sequence ATGAGTTTAGAAGATGATGTAAAGTCAATTATTGTGGAGCAGCTTGGGGTAGATCCAAGTGAAGTAAATGAGAATTCTTCATTTATTGAAGATCTTAATGCTGATAGTTTAGACTTAACAGAGTTGATTATGACTTTGGAAGAAAAGTTTAACTTTGAAATTTCAGAACAAGATGCAGAAAAATTACGTACTGTAGGCGACGTTCTCGCATATATTAAAACACGTCAGGGTTAG
- a CDS encoding cyclic nucleotide-binding domain-containing protein, whose translation MNLIDRAFLLKKNPIFNSLDMDILLAISDKTEIMIFKPGVKIFSTEEPSFSLYIIVEGYVKITDNNSSLSVTISSQECFGEESLFSNKPREYNAEAITQVRTLILSKGQFLSIVEECPSVALSLLELYAKQITFRHPIS comes from the coding sequence ATGAATTTAATTGACCGCGCCTTCCTTCTAAAGAAAAATCCTATATTTAATTCTTTAGATATGGACATCCTCCTTGCGATTTCAGATAAAACCGAAATCATGATCTTTAAACCCGGAGTAAAAATATTTTCTACAGAAGAACCAAGTTTCAGCTTATACATTATAGTAGAAGGTTACGTCAAAATTACCGATAACAACTCATCCTTATCTGTTACAATTTCATCACAAGAGTGCTTTGGAGAAGAAAGTCTATTCAGCAACAAACCCAGAGAATATAATGCGGAAGCAATAACTCAAGTTCGCACCCTCATTTTAAGTAAGGGGCAATTTCTGAGCATTGTTGAAGAATGCCCTTCGGTAGCTTTATCGCTTCTAGAGCTATATGCTAAGCAAATTACTTTTAGACATCCCATCTCATAA
- the incB gene encoding inclusion membrane protein IncB, whose amino-acid sequence MSTTPLSSSSQSHDQEGLNRVLLSFDGRIKALDNRVKKIEERISFLDRSASQAVATGNNVASNMVLLKDEVDSLKGCLSTITELLFESRADRKTGSSHPEDDATYIIGATPPSTCSKLAAVALTLLALIAITMLIICIVSVCGGFPLFISLLNMYTVGACISLPIISCASVSVMILCTISITSLLRSRPAIYMVNNSQIEA is encoded by the coding sequence ATGTCAACAACACCATTGTCGTCATCCAGTCAATCCCACGATCAAGAAGGTTTAAATAGAGTCTTACTAAGCTTTGACGGAAGAATTAAGGCATTAGATAATCGAGTGAAGAAAATCGAGGAGAGAATTAGCTTTTTAGATAGATCTGCTTCTCAAGCTGTTGCCACAGGAAATAACGTGGCTAGTAATATGGTTCTTTTAAAAGATGAAGTAGACAGTCTAAAAGGATGTTTAAGTACAATCACAGAGCTATTATTCGAATCGCGCGCAGATCGCAAGACGGGATCCTCTCATCCAGAAGATGACGCCACTTACATAATAGGTGCCACGCCTCCCTCCACTTGCTCTAAACTTGCGGCAGTGGCATTAACACTTTTGGCTCTTATTGCTATCACAATGCTTATTATTTGTATCGTTTCTGTTTGCGGAGGCTTCCCTCTATTTATTTCTCTACTTAATATGTATACAGTCGGTGCCTGTATATCTCTACCTATTATCTCATGTGCATCGGTTTCCGTAATGATTCTTTGCACAATATCTATTACTTCTTTACTAAGAAGCAGACCAGCAATCTACATGGTAAACAATTCTCAAATAGAAGCTTGA
- a CDS encoding sodium-dependent transporter, translating to MSKHRTHFSSRLGFIFSMMGIAVGAGNIWRFPRIAAQNGNGAFILIWLLFLFIWSIPLIIIELSLGKLTKKAPIGTLIKTAGPKYAWLGGFITLVTTCILAYYSNIVGWGLSYFYYSISGKIYAGNDFSQLWEIHYQSLSPLFFHFLSLFLAYMIIRKGIVQGIEKCNKILIPSFFACTLVLLLRAITLPNAMQGIKQLFSLDFTSLSSYKLWLEALTQNAWDTGAGWGLLLVYSGFASKKTGVVSNGALTAISNNLVSLIMGVIVFATCASLDTLGTTQLQQGAGSSSIGIAFVYLPELFTRVPGSAYLPGIFSSIFFLAFAMAALSSMISMLFLFSQTLSEFGVKKHIAELSATIIAFILGVPSSLSLAVFANQDTVWGIGLIINGLIFIYAAINYGLPHLKKKIINAVPGDIHLNKSFDYMIKYLLPIEGATLLCWYFYEGLFPEDGDWWNPISVYSLSSLILQWSIGLVILWSLNKKLFKCFSLYNLDN from the coding sequence ATGAGCAAACATCGAACCCATTTTTCTTCTAGACTAGGCTTTATTTTCTCCATGATGGGAATAGCCGTTGGTGCTGGCAATATCTGGCGTTTTCCTAGAATTGCAGCACAAAATGGCAATGGTGCCTTTATTTTAATTTGGCTTCTTTTTTTATTTATCTGGTCTATTCCTCTCATTATCATAGAGCTTTCTCTAGGAAAATTAACAAAAAAAGCTCCAATAGGCACTCTAATTAAAACAGCAGGTCCAAAATATGCCTGGTTGGGAGGCTTTATTACTTTAGTAACAACGTGTATTCTAGCTTATTACTCGAATATTGTTGGGTGGGGTCTGAGCTATTTCTACTACTCTATTTCCGGAAAAATTTATGCTGGGAATGACTTTTCTCAATTGTGGGAAATACACTATCAAAGCCTTTCCCCTCTATTCTTTCATTTCCTGTCTCTGTTTTTAGCTTATATGATCATTCGTAAGGGCATTGTACAAGGCATTGAGAAATGCAACAAAATTCTTATCCCCTCGTTCTTTGCTTGCACTCTAGTTCTACTCCTAAGAGCTATTACACTTCCTAACGCCATGCAAGGGATCAAGCAGCTCTTTAGCCTAGATTTTACCTCATTATCTAGCTACAAATTGTGGTTAGAAGCTCTAACCCAAAATGCCTGGGATACAGGGGCTGGTTGGGGATTACTCCTAGTATATTCAGGATTTGCCTCAAAAAAAACTGGTGTGGTCAGCAACGGAGCTCTTACAGCAATATCTAATAACCTCGTTTCCCTAATTATGGGGGTCATTGTATTTGCTACGTGCGCTTCATTGGACACTTTAGGCACAACGCAATTACAACAAGGTGCAGGCTCATCCAGTATAGGCATAGCTTTTGTCTATCTTCCAGAATTGTTTACCCGAGTTCCAGGCTCTGCCTATCTACCTGGTATTTTCAGTTCTATATTCTTCCTGGCTTTTGCTATGGCCGCTCTTTCATCAATGATTTCAATGCTGTTTTTGTTCTCGCAAACACTCTCAGAGTTCGGCGTCAAAAAACACATAGCAGAGTTATCCGCCACAATTATCGCCTTTATTCTTGGTGTGCCATCTTCTTTAAGTCTGGCAGTATTTGCTAACCAAGACACTGTCTGGGGGATAGGATTAATTATCAATGGTCTTATTTTTATCTATGCAGCAATAAATTACGGGCTACCACATTTAAAAAAGAAAATTATTAACGCTGTTCCTGGGGATATACACCTCAATAAATCTTTTGATTATATGATAAAATATTTACTTCCTATCGAGGGGGCTACTTTACTGTGTTGGTATTTTTACGAAGGGCTTTTCCCTGAAGACGGCGATTGGTGGAATCCTATATCTGTTTACAGTCTTTCTAGTTTGATTTTACAATGGTCTATAGGATTAGTTATTTTATGGTCTTTAAATAAAAAACTTTTTAAATGTTTTTCCTTATATAACTTAGACAATTAA
- a CDS encoding dicarboxylate/amino acid:cation symporter produces MRKKIAKSNYNLLLLGSMLVGLVLASLNFPLIFQSAEIVSGIFLKLLKFLSLPLVFFAIGSTITSIKNFQIMLSLGSKVLYYTLLTTIISATIGLGLFIIIYPVMPLEEAAGSASATCSTGYLKVLANTIPGNILEPFLDNNVISATFLAALLGISSLFLSEKEKNFTQTLFSAFFSILLNIAKGILKLLIPATMAFSILFYKEVTHSQDNLVIFSKYLLCVIGANLIQGCIVLPWLLKANKLSPIKIAKSMSPALITAFFSKSSASTLPLTMELAEEELKIKPSLSRLAFPLCSVINMNGCAAFILITVLFVAISNGVSFSIFSMIGWIFIATLCAIGNAGVPMGCFFLASSLITSMQIPLHLLGLILPFYTILDMVETSLNVWSDCCVVSMTNKHFSDKFIELE; encoded by the coding sequence ATGAGAAAGAAAATCGCGAAATCGAACTACAACCTCTTATTATTAGGAAGTATGTTAGTAGGATTGGTTCTCGCTTCCCTTAATTTCCCCTTGATATTTCAAAGTGCAGAGATTGTATCAGGAATTTTTCTAAAGTTGTTAAAATTTTTAAGTCTTCCTCTAGTGTTTTTTGCTATTGGCTCTACGATCACATCAATTAAAAATTTTCAAATAATGTTGTCCCTGGGCAGCAAAGTTCTCTATTACACGCTTCTTACTACTATTATATCTGCTACGATTGGTTTAGGACTATTTATCATCATCTACCCTGTTATGCCGTTAGAAGAAGCTGCGGGATCTGCTTCAGCCACTTGCTCAACGGGATACCTTAAGGTCTTAGCAAATACCATTCCTGGGAACATTCTTGAGCCATTTTTAGACAATAATGTTATCTCTGCGACATTTTTAGCTGCTTTATTAGGGATTTCCTCTCTCTTCCTCTCTGAAAAAGAAAAAAATTTCACTCAAACACTATTCTCAGCGTTTTTTTCTATTCTTCTCAATATTGCTAAAGGGATACTGAAATTACTTATCCCAGCCACCATGGCTTTTTCCATTCTGTTCTACAAGGAAGTCACTCACAGCCAAGATAACTTGGTGATTTTTAGTAAATATCTCCTTTGTGTAATAGGAGCGAACTTAATTCAGGGGTGTATTGTCCTTCCATGGCTTTTGAAAGCCAATAAGCTTTCACCTATCAAAATAGCTAAAAGCATGTCTCCTGCATTAATTACAGCCTTCTTTTCAAAGTCCTCTGCGTCTACATTACCTTTAACAATGGAATTAGCTGAGGAAGAACTCAAAATCAAACCATCATTATCAAGACTTGCCTTTCCTCTATGTTCTGTAATTAACATGAATGGTTGTGCAGCCTTTATCTTGATTACCGTGCTCTTTGTTGCGATATCCAATGGTGTTAGTTTTTCTATTTTCTCAATGATTGGTTGGATCTTTATTGCGACGCTATGTGCTATTGGAAATGCAGGGGTACCTATGGGATGCTTTTTCCTAGCCTCCTCTCTGATTACTTCAATGCAAATTCCCCTACATTTATTAGGATTAATCCTTCCTTTCTATACCATCTTAGACATGGTTGAAACATCTTTAAATGTCTGGTCTGATTGTTGTGTTGTAAGTATGACAAACAAACACTTTTCAGATAAGTTTATTGAATTAGAGTAA
- the mgtE gene encoding magnesium transporter, with protein sequence MDSKTSHLDDELSFKLEKAFTCLSTDIHSHDLSKIVSEYNPIDLAYAVSCLPPDSRAILYKNLSCIASRVAFIINTDSASRWAIFRKLTDIEVCALIDQMPPDEAVWVLDDIPDRRYRRILELIDSKKALKIRDLQKHGRNTAGRLMTNEFFAFLMETTVKDVSACIRNNPGIDLTRLVFVLDFKGELQGVVTDRSLIINPPEISLKQIMSQVEHKVLPDATREEVVDLVERYKIAALPVVDEENFLIGAITYEDVVEAIEDIADETIARMAGTTEDVGYHSCHVVQRFLLRAPWLLVTLCAGLVSASVMAYFQKIAPSLLALVIFFIPLINGMSGNVGVQCSTILVRSMATGTLSFGRRRETIFKEMSIGLLTGVALGILCGIVVYLMGFIGMNLFSGGGLQLGVTVAAGVLGASLTATTLGVLSPFFFVKLGVDPALASGPIVTALNDIMSMVIFFLITGFLNFCFFS encoded by the coding sequence ATGGATTCAAAAACTAGCCATTTGGATGATGAGCTAAGTTTTAAGTTAGAGAAAGCGTTTACTTGTTTATCTACGGATATACATTCCCACGATCTTTCCAAGATTGTTAGTGAATATAATCCTATAGACTTAGCTTATGCTGTTTCTTGTTTACCACCAGATTCACGCGCTATTCTTTATAAAAATCTATCATGTATAGCATCTCGAGTTGCTTTTATTATTAATACAGACTCAGCTTCTCGTTGGGCTATTTTTCGTAAATTGACTGATATAGAAGTATGTGCATTGATTGATCAGATGCCTCCAGATGAGGCTGTATGGGTATTAGATGATATTCCTGATCGACGATACCGTAGAATTTTAGAATTGATAGATTCTAAAAAGGCGTTAAAAATTCGTGATTTACAAAAACACGGTCGGAATACAGCAGGGCGGCTCATGACGAATGAGTTTTTTGCTTTTTTGATGGAAACGACAGTAAAAGATGTTTCCGCTTGTATTAGAAATAATCCAGGCATAGATTTAACCCGGCTGGTATTTGTTTTGGATTTTAAAGGAGAGCTTCAAGGTGTAGTTACCGATAGAAGTCTAATAATTAATCCTCCTGAAATCTCTTTAAAACAGATTATGAGTCAAGTAGAGCATAAAGTTTTACCTGATGCAACTCGAGAAGAAGTTGTTGATCTAGTAGAACGTTATAAAATTGCTGCTTTACCGGTTGTTGACGAAGAGAACTTTTTAATAGGCGCGATTACATATGAAGATGTTGTAGAAGCTATTGAAGATATCGCCGATGAAACTATAGCTCGCATGGCGGGAACAACAGAAGATGTAGGGTACCATAGTTGTCATGTTGTTCAGAGATTTTTACTGAGAGCTCCTTGGTTATTAGTTACTCTTTGTGCTGGACTAGTCAGTGCTTCAGTGATGGCCTATTTTCAAAAGATAGCCCCATCATTGCTAGCTTTAGTTATTTTCTTTATTCCTTTAATTAATGGAATGTCTGGGAATGTCGGTGTTCAATGTAGTACGATTTTAGTGCGTAGCATGGCTACAGGGACTCTTTCATTCGGAAGACGTAGAGAAACCATATTTAAAGAGATGAGTATTGGTTTATTAACTGGCGTAGCTTTAGGAATTCTTTGCGGGATTGTTGTTTATCTTATGGGATTCATAGGGATGAATCTTTTTTCTGGAGGAGGATTACAGCTTGGGGTTACTGTAGCAGCAGGTGTTTTAGGAGCATCATTAACAGCGACTACTTTAGGCGTTCTTTCCCCGTTTTTCTTTGTGAAATTAGGGGTAGACCCAGCTTTAGCTTCAGGGCCTATTGTCACGGCATTAAACGATATTATGTCTATGGTGATATTCTTCTTAATAACAGGTTTCTTGAACTTTTGTTTCTTCAGTTAA
- a CDS encoding CT214 family putative inclusion membrane protein — MVVIFSITVVLAILGVLLVGSNVLTSSIALICFSSAITAVCLIGLVLVFILNAEKRIFHKIALSNELEFSEDEQTFLQTLLNLTVPEEVQETEIQTLSVGTPEQVFITGTFYRNNPSYRDNISERVERLQASFISFAKTFTNAIMHCRRESGNLIQGIIREINDLFIPLLRSRDQETSLCYCLQVWSELLMQHSFVDFIVLILEKPEINNFLLKKFIDVVESWNANHDNTTYISRALQTFNLWLYGLYLGEPCIEILEGYNSQLLTLKDRAYLEEGNFIQLIFSRAKPELRTRFADFLNTSIHALAARKCYNIQNSMNSDEYMQNDPSLRELIDNLNLRMTFCLNLPLCSSWKFKFALARNLKGIYDLNQFIMENYCSLIANPFFLIELLHSHAKYQSFIQGLLTKAMPIGYWKSLIEPIIAGLFAVGIANERELSVMANHLGLSFRDLISVISSNRFLEVLFPHLFAE, encoded by the coding sequence ATGGTCGTCATTTTCTCTATTACTGTTGTCCTTGCTATTCTAGGTGTTTTACTTGTTGGCTCTAATGTCCTTACCTCTTCAATAGCTCTTATCTGTTTTTCTAGTGCGATTACAGCAGTGTGTTTGATAGGTTTGGTTCTTGTTTTTATTTTAAACGCAGAGAAGAGGATCTTTCACAAGATTGCTCTTTCTAACGAACTGGAATTTTCTGAAGATGAACAAACTTTTTTACAAACATTATTGAACTTAACCGTTCCAGAGGAAGTACAAGAAACAGAGATCCAAACATTATCAGTAGGCACTCCTGAGCAGGTATTTATTACTGGAACATTTTATCGCAACAATCCTTCTTATAGAGACAATATTTCTGAGCGAGTAGAAAGGCTACAGGCTTCTTTTATAAGTTTTGCCAAGACCTTTACTAATGCTATTATGCATTGTAGGAGGGAATCAGGAAACTTAATACAGGGCATCATTAGGGAAATCAATGATTTGTTTATTCCCTTATTACGTTCTAGAGATCAAGAGACTTCATTGTGTTATTGTTTGCAAGTGTGGAGCGAACTTTTAATGCAGCATTCTTTTGTAGATTTTATTGTCCTTATTCTTGAGAAACCAGAGATTAATAATTTCCTCCTTAAGAAGTTTATAGATGTTGTTGAATCTTGGAATGCCAATCACGATAATACTACTTATATTTCTAGAGCTTTACAAACGTTTAATCTTTGGCTTTACGGTTTATATTTGGGGGAGCCCTGCATAGAAATTCTTGAAGGTTATAACTCTCAACTTCTTACTTTGAAGGACCGTGCTTATTTAGAGGAAGGAAATTTCATTCAACTAATTTTCTCTAGAGCCAAACCAGAATTACGTACTAGATTTGCTGATTTTTTAAACACATCCATACATGCTCTAGCTGCTAGAAAATGTTATAACATACAAAATAGTATGAACTCTGATGAGTATATGCAAAATGATCCTTCATTACGTGAACTGATAGATAACCTTAATTTGAGAATGACTTTTTGTTTGAATTTACCTTTATGCTCTTCTTGGAAATTTAAGTTTGCTTTAGCCAGGAATCTAAAGGGTATATACGATTTAAATCAGTTTATTATGGAAAATTATTGCAGTTTAATAGCGAATCCCTTTTTTCTTATAGAACTGCTCCATAGCCATGCTAAATATCAAAGTTTTATCCAAGGATTACTAACTAAGGCAATGCCTATAGGTTATTGGAAATCTTTAATAGAGCCTATAATTGCAGGTTTATTTGCTGTAGGAATAGCGAACGAACGAGAACTCAGTGTTATGGCGAATCACTTAGGTTTGAGTTTTAGAGATTTGATCTCCGTGATTTCTTCAAATCGTTTTTTAGAAGTTTTATTCCCACATTTATTCGCCGAGTAG